TACCCAGCCGGAACCGGGCGGCGCTCGGATAGGATGCAAGCATGTCTGGTGGATTGATTGCCGCGCTGATCGCGGTCGGAGTTCTGGTCGTGCTGGTCGGCTACGTCTGGGTGACGTACAACTCGCTCGTCACGCTGCGCGTGCGCGTCGACGAGGCGTGGAGCGACATCACGGTGCAGCTCAAGCGTCGTGCCGATCTGATCCCGTCGCTCATCGAGACGGTGAAGGGCTACGCAGCGCACGAGAAGGGCGTCTTCGAGGCGGTGACCGCGGCGCGAGCCGAGACGATCTCCGCGCAGGGCCCCGCCGAGGCATCGGTCGCGGAGAACCACATGCAGCAGGCGCTGAAGAGCATCTTCGCGGTCGCCGA
Above is a genomic segment from Leucobacter rhizosphaerae containing:
- a CDS encoding LemA family protein, producing the protein MSGGLIAALIAVGVLVVLVGYVWVTYNSLVTLRVRVDEAWSDITVQLKRRADLIPSLIETVKGYAAHEKGVFEAVTAARAETISAQGPAEASVAENHMQQALKSIFAVAEAYPQLQASQNFLQLQSELVDTENKIQASRRFYNGGVREYNTKIQIFPNTIFVRGMGFTEREFFEVEDVAAISEPPRIQF